A region of Salvia splendens isolate huo1 chromosome 17, SspV2, whole genome shotgun sequence DNA encodes the following proteins:
- the LOC121773524 gene encoding peroxisomal membrane protein PMP22-like, whose amino-acid sequence MASVAKKGLQQYLAQLQQHPLRTKMITAGVLSATSDIVAQKLSGIPKLQLKRLLLKVIFGSAYLGPLGHYFHILLDKIFKGNKDTKTVAKKVVLEQLTISPWNNLMFMIYYGLVIEGRSWFHTKSKIKKEYPTVQYTSWTFWPVVGWVNHQYVPLQFRVILQSVVACFWGIFLNLRAKSLAIAKP is encoded by the exons atggcATCAGTTGCGAAGAAAGGATTGCAGCAGTATTTGGCGCAGCTCCAGCAACACCCTCTCCGAACCAAG ATGATAACTGCGGGAGTGCTGTCGGCGACCAGTGATATTGTGGCCCAGAAACTCTCTGGCATTCCCAAGCTTCAGCTCAAGCGACTTCTTCTTAAAGTG ATATTCGGGTCAGCTTATTTGGGGCCATTAGGGCATTATTTCCACATATTGCTGGATAAAATTTTCAAAGGGAACAAGGACACCAAAACTGTAGCTAAGAAG GTGGTGCTGGAGCAACTTACAATTTCACCTTGGAACAACCTGATGTTTATGATTTACTACGGCTTAGTTATCGAGG GGAGGTCCTGGTTCCATACGAAATCTAAAATCAAGAAGGAATATCCGACTGTCCAGTATACGTCGTGGACA TTCTGGCCTGTGGTTGGATGGGTGAATCATCAGTATGTGCCACTGCAGTTCCGTGTAATTCTCCAGAGCGTCGTTGCTTGTTTCTG GGGAATATTTCTGAATCTAAGAGCCAAGTCTCTTGCAATTGCTAAACCttga